One Phyllostomus discolor isolate MPI-MPIP mPhyDis1 chromosome 10, mPhyDis1.pri.v3, whole genome shotgun sequence genomic window carries:
- the AGR2 gene encoding anterior gradient protein 2 homolog produces MEKISVSTFLLLVALSYTLAKDATVKPGAKKDTKVLPPKLPQTLSRGWGDQLIWTQTYEEALYKSKTSNRPLMIIHHLDECPHSQALKKAFAENKEIQKLAEQFVLLNLVYETTDKHLSPDGQYVPRIMFVDPSLTVRADITGRYSNRLYAYEPSDTALLLDNMKKALKLLKTEL; encoded by the exons ATGGAGAAGATTTCGGTGTCGACGTTCTTACTCCTCGTGGCCCTCTCCTACACTCTGGCCAAAGACGCCACAGTCAAACCCGGGGCTAAGAAGGACACGAAGGTCCTCCCACCCAAACTGCCCCAGACCCTCTCCAGAG GTTGGGGTGACCAACTCATCTGGACTCAGACATATGAAGAAGCTTTATACAAATCCAAGACAAG CAACAGACCCTTGATGATTATTCATCACTTGGACGAATGCCCACACAGTCAAG CTTTAAAGAAAGCATTTGCCGAAAATAAAGAAATCCAGAAACTGGCAGAACAGTTTGTCCTCCTCAATCTGGTT taTGAAACGACAGACAAGCACCTCTCTCCTGATGGCCAGTATGTCCCCAGGATTATGTTTGTTG ATCCATCTCTGACAGTGAGAGCTGACATCACAGGAAGATATTCAAATCGTCTCTATGCTTATGAACCGTCGGACACAGCTCTGC